The genome window CCTCGTAATAATGCCCATACATGAACAAGTATATTTTCGTGACCGGTGGGGTATGTTCCAGTTTAGGGAAAGGGGTGGCCGCCTCTTCTCTCGGGGCTCTGCTGGAATGCCGGGGACTCAATGTCCGGATGATCAAGTGTGATCCCTACATTAACGTAGATGCCGGAACCATGAGTCCCTACCAGCATGGGGAAGTCTACGTAACCGATGATGGGGCAGAGACGGATCTGGACCTGGGAAATTACGCTCGTTTTACATCGAGCCCCCTTTCCCGGGCAAATTCGATTACCACGGGACAGGTGTATGATGCAGTTATTCGAAAGGAGCGGGAGGGACGGTTCCTTGGTCGTACGGTACAGGTAATTCCCCATATTACCGATGAAATAAAGGGCCGAATTTATGCGGTAGGAAAGGATCCTGACGTCGATGTGGTAATTGTAGAAATCGGTGGTACCGTAGGGGATATTGAGTCGATTCCTTTCCTGGAAACGGCTCGACAGATGATCCATGAACTGGGAAAGATAAATGCCCTTTCGGTGCACCTTACCCTTTTGCCTGAAGTAGCCGGAGGGGAACTCAAAACAAAGCCCACCCAGCATTCGGTAAAGGCCATGCAAGAACAGGGAATCCAGCCGGATATTCTTATCTGCCGTGCCCCCGTATTGCTGGATGAAGCAACGCGACGAAAAATAGCCCTTTTCACGAATGTGGAAACCGAGGCGGTTTTTACTTCCTACGATGTGAATACCACGATTTACGAGATTCCCCTCATCTTCTATGAACAAAAACTGGACCTGGTGGTGCTTAAGAAACTGGGGGTGGAAAGCCGTCATGCGGATTTGCGCCCCTGGAAGCGGGTTATGGAACAGTTTAATGCCCGCAAAGGGAAGGTCCGTATTGGCATTGTGGGTAAATACATGGAACTCCATGATTCGTATAAATCGGTGTACGAAGCCTTGTTCCATGCGGGCCTTGCCAATGGGGTGGAGGTGGAACTGGTTAAAATCGATTCTTCCCGGCTGGAAGGAGAAAGCGAT of Treponema sp. J25 contains these proteins:
- a CDS encoding CTP synthase produces the protein MNKYIFVTGGVCSSLGKGVAASSLGALLECRGLNVRMIKCDPYINVDAGTMSPYQHGEVYVTDDGAETDLDLGNYARFTSSPLSRANSITTGQVYDAVIRKEREGRFLGRTVQVIPHITDEIKGRIYAVGKDPDVDVVIVEIGGTVGDIESIPFLETARQMIHELGKINALSVHLTLLPEVAGGELKTKPTQHSVKAMQEQGIQPDILICRAPVLLDEATRRKIALFTNVETEAVFTSYDVNTTIYEIPLIFYEQKLDLVVLKKLGVESRHADLRPWKRVMEQFNARKGKVRIGIVGKYMELHDSYKSVYEALFHAGLANGVEVELVKIDSSRLEGESDPETILGAKHPEGPVDGILVPGGFGQRGINGMVQAARWARLNRVPYFGICLGMQIMVIEWGRHVLGWNDADSTEFNQETKHPVVSLLEEQVDVKNYGGTMRLGKSETIAMEDSKLFKAYGTKHIWERHRHRYEFANQYRKEMTESGLKIAGLTPDGSLVESVEWPEHPWGVGVQYHPEFKSRPTDPHPLFRDFIAAAKDFKERRGK